The Xanthomonas sp. DAR 80977 nucleotide sequence CCTTGCCGCTGCTGCGCCGGCTCGAGACCGACAACAGCATCGACGAGGCCTGCCAGCGCGCGGCCAAGAGCCTGCGCACCCTGATCGGCTACGACCGGGTGATGATCTACCGCTTCGACGACGAGTGGAACGGCGACGTGGTGGCCGAGGCGCGCGCGCCCGAGCTGGAGTCCTACCTGGGCCTGCACTATCCGGCCACCGATATCCCGGCGCAGGCGCGCACGCTGTACCTGCGCAACCGCGTGCGCCAGATCGCCGACGTCGGCTACATCCCTTCGCCGATCGAGCCGGTCCTGCATCCGCGGCTGCACGCCCCGGTGGACCTGAGCGACGTCAGCCTGCGCAGCGTCTCCCCGGTCCACCTGGAATACCTGGCCAACATGGGCGTCACCGCCACCCTGGTGGCCTCGATCGTGGTCAACGACGCGCTGTGGGGCCTGATCGCCTGCCACCACTACCGCCCGTACTTCTGCAACCACGAGATGCGCGACGTCACCGATGCGGTCAGCCGCGCCCTGGCCGGGCGCATCGGCGCGCTGACCGCGGTGTCGCGCGCGCGCGTCGAATCGGTGCTGCTGACCGTGCGCGAGAAGCTGATCACCAACTTCAACGAAGCCGAGACTCTGACCGCGGACATGCTCGACGAGATGGCCTCGGACCTGCTCGACGTGGTCGATGCCGATGGCGTGGCGGTGTTCCATGGCGACCACGTCACCCGCCACGGCACGGTGCCGTCCGCCGCCGAACTGGCGCGGATCCGCGAGCAGATCGAGGCCAGCCACCACGAGGCGCTGCGCCACGACGCGGTCGGCGCGCTGCATACCGACCAGATCGGCGAGACCTTCCCGGAACTGGCCGACCTGGCGCCCGCCGCGGCCGGCTTCATCTTCGTGCCGCTGATGCCGCAGGCGCGCAGCGCGCTGCTGTGGACCCGCCGCGAACAGGTGCGCACGGTCAACTGGGCCGGCAACCCGCAGCTGTCCAAGCTGCAGGACATTCCCAACTCGCGCCTGTCGCCGCGCAAGAGCTTCGACCTGTGGCAGGAAACCGTGCGCGGCCGCGCGCGGCCGTGGTCGCCGCTGAGCCTGGAGTCGGCGCGCAGCCTGCGGGTGCTGATCGAGCTGATGGAACGCAAGCGCTTCCAGCAGGATTTCGCGCTGCTGGAGGCCTCGTTGTCGCGGTTGCGCGAACCGGTGGCGATCATCGAGCGCGGCAGCGAGGGCCGCCCCAGCCGGCTGGCGTTCGTCAACGATGCCTTCGCGGTGCTGTACCAGCGCGAGATCGCCGACCTGATCGGTTGCGAACTGGACCAGCTGTACGCCAGCGATGCCGCGCCGGCCGAAATCCAGCGCATCGCCACCTTGCTGCGGCAGGGACGCGCCGCCTACGTGACCTTGCCGCTGCGCGTGGAAGCCGCCGCGCCGCTGCATCGCCAGTTCGATTTCGAACCGTTGCCGAGCCCGTCCGGCGTGTCCACGCACTGGCTGCTGCAGCTGCGCGACCCGCGCTGAGGCAGGCCGTGGCGGCCACGCGCGCTCAGCGCGTGCGCCGCCACAGCAGCGAGGTCGCCGCACCGGCCAGCAGGCCCCAGAACGCGGCGCCGATGCCGAACAGCGACAGCCCCGACGCGGTGACCAGGAAGGTGATCAGCGCCGGCTCGCGTTCGCCCTCGTCCTTCAGCGCCATCGCCAGGCTGTTGCCGATGGTGCCGAACAGCGCGATGCCGGCGATCGCCATCACCAGTTCCTTCGGGAACGCGGCGAACAGCGCCGCCACGGTCGCCCCGAACAGGCCGATCAGCAGATAGAACAGGCCGGCGAACACCGCCGCCATGTAGCGCCGCTGCGGGTCCTCCTGCGCTTCGCGGCCCATGCAGATCGCCGCGGTGATCGCCGCCAGGTTCAGGCCATAGGCGCCGAACGGCGCCAGCAGCGTATTGACCACGCCGATCCAGCCGATCGTCGGCGAGATCGGCACCGCGTAGCCGGAGGCGCGGATCACCGCCACGCCGGGCAGGTTCTGCGAGGCCATCGTCACCACGAACAGCGGCAGGGCGATGCCGAACAGCGCCTGCCACGACAGCGTCGGCCACACGAACACCGGCCGCGCCAGGCTCAGCTGCGCGGTCTCCAGGTGCAGCGTGCCGCTGCCGGCGGCGATCGCGATGCCCACCGCCAGCGTCGCGATCACCGCATAGCGCGGAAACGCGCGGCGCCCCAGCAGATAGACCGCGAACATCGCCAGCGCCATGCCCAGCCGGCTCTGCATCGCCACGAACACGTCCAGGCCGAAGCGCAGCAGCACCCCGGCCAGCATCGCCGAGGCCAGCGATACCGGAATGCGCCGGATCATCCGCTCGAACACGCCGGAGAACCCGGCCGCGGTGCCCAGCAGCGCGGCCAGCACGAACGCGCCGATCGCATCGGACAGCGGCAGGCCGCCGCCGCTGCTGATCAGCATCGCCGCGCC carries:
- a CDS encoding benzoate/H(+) symporter BenE family transporter gives rise to the protein MPSTAGRSLWRDASLPALVAGFVTILVGFASSAVIVFQAARTLGASQAEIASWMWALGLGMGVTCIGLSLRYRMPVVTAWSTPGAAMLISSGGGLPLSDAIGAFVLAALLGTAAGFSGVFERMIRRIPVSLASAMLAGVLLRFGLDVFVAMQSRLGMALAMFAVYLLGRRAFPRYAVIATLAVGIAIAAGSGTLHLETAQLSLARPVFVWPTLSWQALFGIALPLFVVTMASQNLPGVAVIRASGYAVPISPTIGWIGVVNTLLAPFGAYGLNLAAITAAICMGREAQEDPQRRYMAAVFAGLFYLLIGLFGATVAALFAAFPKELVMAIAGIALFGTIGNSLAMALKDEGEREPALITFLVTASGLSLFGIGAAFWGLLAGAATSLLWRRTR
- the bphP gene encoding bacteriophytochrome BphP, yielding MSDTVAPLDMDACAREPIHIPGSIQPHGALLVIEPGDGRIVQASTSAADLLGVALAELIGQRYDAVLTLQDPRVSADAAERTQLAYVEVGFPRRATVPRQRWVGAWHLYPEQWLLELEPRDAPLADATLREALPLLRRLETDNSIDEACQRAAKSLRTLIGYDRVMIYRFDDEWNGDVVAEARAPELESYLGLHYPATDIPAQARTLYLRNRVRQIADVGYIPSPIEPVLHPRLHAPVDLSDVSLRSVSPVHLEYLANMGVTATLVASIVVNDALWGLIACHHYRPYFCNHEMRDVTDAVSRALAGRIGALTAVSRARVESVLLTVREKLITNFNEAETLTADMLDEMASDLLDVVDADGVAVFHGDHVTRHGTVPSAAELARIREQIEASHHEALRHDAVGALHTDQIGETFPELADLAPAAAGFIFVPLMPQARSALLWTRREQVRTVNWAGNPQLSKLQDIPNSRLSPRKSFDLWQETVRGRARPWSPLSLESARSLRVLIELMERKRFQQDFALLEASLSRLREPVAIIERGSEGRPSRLAFVNDAFAVLYQREIADLIGCELDQLYASDAAPAEIQRIATLLRQGRAAYVTLPLRVEAAAPLHRQFDFEPLPSPSGVSTHWLLQLRDPR